The DNA sequence CTTCGCGCTGGCGACCATGCTGATCGCGATCCCCACCGGGATCAAGATCTTCAACTGGCTGGGGACCATGTGGGGCGGCGCCATCCGCTTCACCACCGCCATGCTCTTCTCCATCGCCTTCATCGCGATGTTCACCGTCGGCGGGATCTCCGGGGTGATGCACTCCGCCGCCCCGGCCGACCTGCAGCAGACGGACACCTACTTCGTGGTCGCGCACCTGCACTACGTCTTCTTCGGGGGGACGGTGCTGGGACTCTGGTCGGGGATGTACTACTGGTACCCCAAGGTCTTCGGCCGCCTGCTGGACGAGCGTCTCGGGCAGGTGCACTTCTGGCTGACCTTCATCGGGATGAACCTGACTTTCTTCCCGATGCACTACCTCGGGCTGTACGGGATGCCGCGCCGCATCTTCACCTACTCCGAGGGGCTGGGCTTCGACGGGATGAACATGCTCGCCAGCATCGGGTCCATGATCATCGGGCTGGGAACGCTGGTCTTCACGTACAACCTCTTCACCGCCTGGAAGAAGGGGAAGCTCGCCGGGCCGAACCCCTGGGGCGCCGCGACGCTGGAGTGGAGCATCCCCTCCCCGCCGCCGGAGTACAACTTCCGCGAGCTCCCGGTGGTCCGCTCCCGCATGCCGCTCTGGGAGGGCGACCCCACCAAGGAGGCGGGGATCCCGCACGGCCGCAAGGACGAGGACACCGAGCAGATCACCATCGGCGGGGCGCAGGTGGCCGAGCTGGAGTACCCGGACGACGAGAGCAAGATGTCCGCGCACGACCTGGGGATCCACCTCCCGCCGCCGTCCTACTGGCCCGTCGTGCTGGCCTTCGGGATCACGGTGACCTTCGGGATGCTGATCTTCCGCCAGGCCAGCCCGGAGAGCGCCTGGTACAACCTGTGGTACGTGTCCATCGCGGGGCTGGTGCTGACCATCTACTCCATCTACCAGTGGGCCTTCGAGCCGGGCCACGGACACTGAGAGGGGACGGGGGACGGGCGGGAGGCCGCCCGTCCCCGACCACCCGGAACCTACGCTTCGACTGAACTTCATGGATCACGCACACGCGATGGCGCACGCGGCGCACCCCGCGCACATCGACACCAGCACGGGGCTCGACAGCCGGAAGATGGCGTTCTGGGGCTTCATCGGCTCCGAGTGCCTGCTCTTCGGGTCGCTGATCGGGACCTACATGGCGTACAAGGGGAAGAGCCTCACCGGGCCCTACCCGCACGACACCGTGCTCCCCGACGGAACGGCCGTCGAGGGGATCCTGAACATCCCGCTCACCACCGTCAGCACCTTCGTGCTGCTGATGAGCTCGGTGTTCATGGTGTTCGCCCTGAACTACACCCAGCGCGGCAACCGCAAGGGCTCGGTGGGATGGCTCCTGGCGACCGCCTTCGGCGGCTCGCTCTTCCTGGGGGCCCAGGTCTACGAGTTCACGCACTTCTACCACGAGGGGCTGGAGCTCGGGACCAACCTGTTCGCGTCCAGCTTCTACCTGCTGACCGGCTTCCACGGCGCGCACGTCACGGTCGGAGTGCTCTACCTGATCACGCTGGCTTTCCTCTCCTACCGCGGGAAGATCCCCCCGCACAAGGCGCTGAACGTGGAGATCGCCGGCCTGTACTGGCACTTCGTGGACGTGATCTGGATCGTGATCTTCCCCCTCGTCTACCTCATCAAGTGAGCGGCCCGATGACAAGCGAGCAGCGAGAGGTCATCCACGACCAGCACACGCACCCGAGCAACAAGGTCTACTTCTGGATCGGGGTGGCGCTCTTCCTCCTCACCTTCCTGGAGGTGCTGGGCTACCTGGGCGAGGTGAACGAGGTGTTCGCGGCCGGCACCGCCGCGCTCATCATCGGGGTGCTGTCCGCCGCCAAGTTCATCCTGGTGGTGATGTTCTACATGCACCTGAAGTTCGACAGCAAGCTCTTCACGGGGATCTTCATCTTCCCGGCGCTGCTGGGCACCCTCGTGATCGTCTCGCTCTACATGCTGTTCCACGTGTTGCCGGCGCTGCTGGAGCAGGGGCACGTCTCCTAGACGTCCCCTTCCCGGCACGCAGGCGGAGAGGTACGCGGTATGTGGTCGTTCTCGACGCTCTTCCTGCTCCACCAGGAGTCGTTCGCGTGGACGGAGTGGAGGGTCTACTCGGACTTCATGGTCGGGTGGCTCCTCCTCTTCGCCGCGTACTTCCTGCTGATCGGGCCCCTGCGCCGCCGCTTCCCCGGAGCCCGCCCCGTCCCGCCGCGGAAGGTGGCGAGCTTCGTGCTCGCCATGGCGATCATCTTCCTGGCCCTCCAGGGCCCGCTGCACGAGCTGAGCGACTACTTCCTGTTCAGCGCGCACATGGTGCAGCACCTGGTGCTGATCCTGGTGATGCCGCCGTTCCTGCTGTACGCCATCCCGGACTGGATGCTGCGCCCGGCGGTGAACGTGCGGGCGATCGGTAAGGTGGCGCGGCTGCTCACCTTCCCCCTGGTGGCCTTCGCGCTCAACAACGTCATCTTCCTGGCCTGGCACTTCCCCGGCCCGTACGACCTGATGATGCGCGACCACGGCGTGCACGTGGCGATGCACCTGATGATCATGGTGACGGGGACGATCATGTGGTGGCCGGTCATGAGCCCGCTCCCGGAGCTCCCCCGCATCGCGCCGCCGCTCCAGATGATGTACCTGTTCGTCCTGGGGATCCCCATGATGGTGACGGCGGCGCTGATCACCTTCTCCCGGGTCGAGCTGTACACCTGGTACGTGGAGGCGCCGCGGATCTTCCCCCTCTCGGCGCTGGACGACCAGCGCCTGGGCGGTCTGATCATGTGGGTCCCGGGGGCGCTGACCATCTGGGTGGCCATCACGGTGGTGTACTTCCGCTGGACGCACCGCGAGGTGGCGGAGGACGAGCCCTCGCCGGAGCGCCCGCGCGTGACCCGGAGCGGCCTGGTCATCGCCCCGCCGCCATTCCCGAACCACTAGGGTTCATACGCAGAACGGCGCCCCCACCGGAATCTCCCGGTGGGGGCGCCGTCGTTTTGCCGGCCTGTCCCAGCGCTACGGGCGGACCTGCGCCTGGTTCGCGGGGATGGGGGCGCAGGCGATGGGCGGCGTGGCCGGGCCCGCGTTCCCCGGCTTGAGCACCACCACGTGCTGCCCGTTCATCACCGTGGTCGCGGGGATGGGCACCGTGTCCGAAGCCGCCCCGACGTTGCTCGCGCCGACCTGGAAGCGCATGTCCAGCGGCGCGACCTCCGGGCCGGTGTTGCCGCACGGACCCCGGTTGATGCTTGCCTTGAAGGCGGGGCTCGGACCGGCGTCGTAGATGGCGACCGACACCAGCGTCCCCGTGGTCCCCGCGTTCGAGACCGTAACCGAGGCGTTGATCGGGTACTGGTTGACAGGGAGGAAGCGCCCCGTGGCCGTGAGCCCCCCCCGGTCGTCGGGGACCGCCACCGGCGGCGTCGGCGCGGGCGTCTGGTATGCCGGGTCGCTCCCCGCGCCGGGCTCGTCGGCGGCCCGGGTGACGTCCTGCATGTCGGGCGCGGAGGTCTTCGCCGACTCGTACCGGAGGTCCGGGTTGTCGTCCGGCGACGGCCGCTCCATGGTGCACGCGCCCGCCGCCACCGCCAGGGTGAGTACGAGCAGGGGGTTCCGTCTCATTCGTGGCTCCGTTCTGCCTGTGGCGTAGACCTTTTGTCGAGGCCTACGCCTTCGGCAAGGAGCATTCCAGGGACGGCCCGGATCAGCCGGCGGGCGCCATCCCCGCGAGCCGGCGGTTGGCCTCCTCCAGCTGCTCGTGCCGGCCGATGTCCAGCCACAGCGAGCCGTCCACGCGGAAGGGGAGGATCCGCGCCCCCTCGCCCGAGAGGCGGACGTACGGGTCCAGGATGGAGAAGGTGCCGCGCTCGGTGACGAGCGGGAAGAGGTCCGGGGAGACCACGTGCACCCCGGCGAAGGCCAGGGCACGCACCGGGCCCTCGGCCGGGCGGACGCGGAGGTCCAGCCCCTTCCGCACGTCGGTCCGGCCCAGGAGCCCCCGGTCGTCGAAGAGGAGCTTGCGCGAGGTGGGGCGGTCCATCACCGCCAGGGTGGCGAGCGCGCCCTGCTCCAGGTGCGCGCCGTACATCTCCCGCAGCGGCAGGTCGGTCACGACGTCCGCGTTGTGGATGAAGAAGGGCGCGTCGCGGCGCAGCAGGGG is a window from the Longimicrobiaceae bacterium genome containing:
- a CDS encoding cytochrome c oxidase assembly protein — encoded protein: MWSFSTLFLLHQESFAWTEWRVYSDFMVGWLLLFAAYFLLIGPLRRRFPGARPVPPRKVASFVLAMAIIFLALQGPLHELSDYFLFSAHMVQHLVLILVMPPFLLYAIPDWMLRPAVNVRAIGKVARLLTFPLVAFALNNVIFLAWHFPGPYDLMMRDHGVHVAMHLMIMVTGTIMWWPVMSPLPELPRIAPPLQMMYLFVLGIPMMVTAALITFSRVELYTWYVEAPRIFPLSALDDQRLGGLIMWVPGALTIWVAITVVYFRWTHREVAEDEPSPERPRVTRSGLVIAPPPFPNH
- a CDS encoding cytochrome c oxidase subunit 3; translation: MDHAHAMAHAAHPAHIDTSTGLDSRKMAFWGFIGSECLLFGSLIGTYMAYKGKSLTGPYPHDTVLPDGTAVEGILNIPLTTVSTFVLLMSSVFMVFALNYTQRGNRKGSVGWLLATAFGGSLFLGAQVYEFTHFYHEGLELGTNLFASSFYLLTGFHGAHVTVGVLYLITLAFLSYRGKIPPHKALNVEIAGLYWHFVDVIWIVIFPLVYLIK
- the ctaD gene encoding cytochrome c oxidase subunit I, whose translation is MTVDHKRIGIMYGIASFIFFLVGGLEALLVRVQLAVPGNEFLSADMYNQLFTTHAVTMVFLALMPLTAAFFNFLVPLQIGARDVAFPRLNALSFWIYLFGAIYLNISFLLALVPGMGSQAPNGGWFAYPPVTTETYNPGLNMDFYVLGLQIVGMSSIIASLNFIVTIINLRAPGMRLMRMPIFTWMVLVTNVLIVTALAVFTIASTQLMFDRLFGTVFYDSLRSGADPLLWQHLFWMFGHPEVYILILPIMGMVSEVLPTFSRKPLFGYNVMVFSGILIGWLGWGVWSHHMFAVGLGPIADTFFALATMLIAIPTGIKIFNWLGTMWGGAIRFTTAMLFSIAFIAMFTVGGISGVMHSAAPADLQQTDTYFVVAHLHYVFFGGTVLGLWSGMYYWYPKVFGRLLDERLGQVHFWLTFIGMNLTFFPMHYLGLYGMPRRIFTYSEGLGFDGMNMLASIGSMIIGLGTLVFTYNLFTAWKKGKLAGPNPWGAATLEWSIPSPPPEYNFRELPVVRSRMPLWEGDPTKEAGIPHGRKDEDTEQITIGGAQVAELEYPDDESKMSAHDLGIHLPPPSYWPVVLAFGITVTFGMLIFRQASPESAWYNLWYVSIAGLVLTIYSIYQWAFEPGHGH
- a CDS encoding sugar phosphate nucleotidyltransferase; the protein is MSVDAVLFAAGLGTRLRPLTDRIPKALVEVGGVPMLERVARRVIEAGADRLVINVHHLGEQIERYVAERDGWGVEALVSREEGPGPLETGGGLLHAAPLLRRDAPFFIHNADVVTDLPLREMYGAHLEQGALATLAVMDRPTSRKLLFDDRGLLGRTDVRKGLDLRVRPAEGPVRALAFAGVHVVSPDLFPLVTERGTFSILDPYVRLSGEGARILPFRVDGSLWLDIGRHEQLEEANRRLAGMAPAG
- a CDS encoding cytochrome C oxidase subunit IV family protein encodes the protein MTSEQREVIHDQHTHPSNKVYFWIGVALFLLTFLEVLGYLGEVNEVFAAGTAALIIGVLSAAKFILVVMFYMHLKFDSKLFTGIFIFPALLGTLVIVSLYMLFHVLPALLEQGHVS